The window GAATGTCTGCACCTGCGCGTACCGACCATCAATGTTTCTCTGATGGACCTGGCCATCAACCTACGTCGTCCTGCGGATGCCATTTCGGTCAACGCCCTCTTTCGTGAAGCCTCGGAAGGACGCTTGCTGGGGCTCCTGGGATACACCGAAGAGCCCCACGCTTCGGTCGATTTCAACACCGACCCCCGCTCGGCGATCATCGACGGAACTCAGACCCGGGTGAGCGCCTGCAGGCTGCTCAAACTCATGGCTTGGTTCGACAACGAGTGGAGTTACGCCAATCGCATGCTCGATGTAGCGCAAACCTGGCTGAGCCTGGCGGGGGAATAAGCTTATAGGAAGATCTTCGAGTCTTGCCCCGTCAAAAAATAAAAATCGAATAAGCATCCCAGTGTTTACTCAAACCAAGTGATTACCTTGAGGGCTCAGTATTTCGATCATCGATTACCATTCCATCCCTTCCAACCGCAACGTGGCGGGGTAGGGTTCCTGCGTGGTCCATCAGCCACAAATCCAACTCATGACTTACATGGGTGAGGATCACCCTCCGCGCTCCGATGGCATCCGCGCTTTCCAATGCGGTGCGCACATCATTATGGTTACGTGGCCGCCTCTCCAGAGGTGGATGACAGCAATCGAGGATAACGCAATCAGGCCGCCACTGTTTAAAAAACTCCACGCTGCCGGGCGGCAGGCCGATGGTGTCGCAAAGATAGGCAATCCTTGCCGAACCCGCTTCAAGGCAGTAGCCAAAGGTCATCTTGGAATGCACCAGGGGAACAGGGGTAGCCGTCACGTCACCAAAGAGAGCCGGGCTGAATTCCTGGAGCCGGTGAAACTTCAGCAAGCCGTTGTTTTTGTAAAGGTCGGCGCAGCCCTCCGGATCGGGAGGCGCTCCGACATCGATCCGTGGGCCTGTGCCCCAGCGGAGAGGAAACAGTCCCTGGACATGATCGGGGTGAAAATGGGTGAGCAGGATCGCGGTCAGGTTTTCGGAAGGAAACCGCTCGACGAGATCGACCAACCCCGCGTCGATCAAGACCCGCGTGCCGCCGGATTCAACAAGCGCCGTGCTTGGACGCCGTATGAAACGTGGATCGAGCCGTGCCCGTTCACAGGCCGGACAATTGCACCCATAAAGCGGCACACCGCCTGCGTCGCCTGTCCCCAGTAAGCTTAAACGCAAACCACCTGTGTTTTTCGGTGGCTTCGGGCCATTCCGGGAGTCATGTCTTGAATCAACTTCCCCGGATGACGGAAGGATTCCTGAGTTCAGTGTGCTCATGAATGAATACGCCTGTCGGGCTGTAAACAGTCATTCACGGAATAATGCAGGATGAGACCGATCAAAGTGTCACCGCCTTCGTGAAGCTGTCCGTCGTTATTGACCTTGAGACAGCCCTCGCAGGCGCCTGCAAGAATCTGGTGACGTTGCAGACGTTTTTCAACCTGCTCCCTGGTTTCGCGGCCCCGGCTCAGGAGCCGTTCCCGGAGGACATCCGCAGAAACCTCGATCAAGAGCGGCACCACGTTATGATATCGACCGGACGCCTGGGGCAAGTATTCGCGGGAGCCGTTCACAATGACGGTCGCGCCGCTTGCAAGCCACTGGTCGATCTCGATGCCGATCCCGTAATGATGGCCGTGGCTTTGCCAATGAAAGGCGAAAAGCCCGGCCGCAACCCGCGAGGAAAATTCATCCGGGGTGAGCGACACATGGTTTTCACCTCCCGCATCCGCTGGACGGGTGATATAGCGATGAGCGAAAACGATATTGGAGTGTTTGGCCAGTTTTTCCCGGGCGTAACGCATCAGGCTGTCCTTGCCGCTTCCCGATGCCCCCATGACGTAAATGAGTCGGGCTTTCATCGTAGCCCCTTACACATGATCGAAATACGCTGAGACGATGGATGTTCCATTCACCCAGACTCTTTCCGCCTGCGGCAGGGAACCGAGCATCTTCACGGCGACAAGATCCGCACGCTTGCCAATCGCTATCTCTCCTCGATCAGACAACCCTGCGGCGCACGCCGGATTGACGGTCACCATGGCCACGGCTTGGCAGAGGGAAATATCCGTAAGAGAAGGCAGACGCATGATGGATGGCAGCAACGCAGCAGGGGAATAATCGCCGCAGAGGCAGTCGGCTACCCCATTGCTGACGGCATCAAGCGCCCGCATATTGCCCGACTGGGATTTTCCGCGCAGGATATTGGGAGCTCCGAACAGGGTGGCCAAGCCGTTTTCGCGGGCGGCGCGGGCGGTTTCGAGGTTGATCGGGAACTCGGAGATGACTGCGCCAAGCGCCCGCACCGTGGCGACCTTGTCCGGCGAGTCGTCGTCGTGACTGGCGATCGACACCCCGTGGTGTTGGGCCTTTTCAGCCAGGGACCGCATGCGAGCCATGGCTCCCTGTGCGGCCTCCAGCTTGCGGGCCAGAATCCCGTCAAGCGCGTTCTCGTCTGTTTTGTACGTGCGGGCGAGGTAGTCGCGATAGGCCTCCACATCGCGGAACTGGCCTTGACCGGGGCTGTGATCCATGAAGGACATCAGATGGGCATCGCCCTTTTCGATGAGTTCACTCAGTACCGCAGGCGCGGTATCATCGGTGACCTCATAGCGGACATGCACCCGATTATCGATGAGTGCATGGGGCCGCCAGGTGTGGACGGCACGGGCGATCTCGGCGGCGAAGGCATTGTTGCGCACCCCCAGTTCATGGTTGGCAAACGACAGGGCGTGAAAAACCGTGGTGATCCCGGCCAGCGCATTGCGTTTGTCG of the Desulfocurvus vexinensis DSM 17965 genome contains:
- the phnP gene encoding phosphonate metabolism protein PhnP encodes the protein MSTLNSGILPSSGEVDSRHDSRNGPKPPKNTGGLRLSLLGTGDAGGVPLYGCNCPACERARLDPRFIRRPSTALVESGGTRVLIDAGLVDLVERFPSENLTAILLTHFHPDHVQGLFPLRWGTGPRIDVGAPPDPEGCADLYKNNGLLKFHRLQEFSPALFGDVTATPVPLVHSKMTFGYCLEAGSARIAYLCDTIGLPPGSVEFFKQWRPDCVILDCCHPPLERRPRNHNDVRTALESADAIGARRVILTHVSHELDLWLMDHAGTLPRHVAVGRDGMVIDDRNTEPSR
- the phnN gene encoding phosphonate metabolism protein/1,5-bisphosphokinase (PRPP-forming) PhnN, which encodes MKARLIYVMGASGSGKDSLMRYAREKLAKHSNIVFAHRYITRPADAGGENHVSLTPDEFSSRVAAGLFAFHWQSHGHHYGIGIEIDQWLASGATVIVNGSREYLPQASGRYHNVVPLLIEVSADVLRERLLSRGRETREQVEKRLQRHQILAGACEGCLKVNNDGQLHEGGDTLIGLILHYSVNDCLQPDRRIHS
- a CDS encoding alpha-D-ribose 1-methylphosphonate 5-triphosphate diphosphatase, which encodes MMKRTLLINARVVLPTEARDGVAVLIEDGRIAALDPDGAGKTEIIDLAGRILIPGMIDLHCDALEKEIEPRPNVHFPLDFACAQADKRNALAGITTVFHALSFANHELGVRNNAFAAEIARAVHTWRPHALIDNRVHVRYEVTDDTAPAVLSELIEKGDAHLMSFMDHSPGQGQFRDVEAYRDYLARTYKTDENALDGILARKLEAAQGAMARMRSLAEKAQHHGVSIASHDDDSPDKVATVRALGAVISEFPINLETARAARENGLATLFGAPNILRGKSQSGNMRALDAVSNGVADCLCGDYSPAALLPSIMRLPSLTDISLCQAVAMVTVNPACAAGLSDRGEIAIGKRADLVAVKMLGSLPQAERVWVNGTSIVSAYFDHV